One stretch of Shewanella sp. Arc9-LZ DNA includes these proteins:
- the cybH gene encoding Ni/Fe-hydrogenase, b-type cytochrome subunit translates to MEHIATHNRQLIFTPAIRIFHWLRALAILVLVITGFYISWPFLVAPASTDVLVQGWIRFAHIIFGFLLTSITLVRFYLFFFSRINNERRSFKDVLSPRSWISQIKSYFWMGSLDKAGVYGPLQFMTYVAISFVALIMCITGLVLYANVYHLGIGGMLGDVSAWITGLCGGLAPLRIYHHYLTWAFIIFVVIHMYMAVWSGIRFKHNSVDSIVSGYDYHKVHK, encoded by the coding sequence ATGGAACATATTGCAACCCATAATCGGCAGCTGATATTTACTCCAGCGATTCGAATATTTCACTGGTTACGCGCTCTGGCCATTTTGGTATTAGTGATCACCGGATTTTATATCTCGTGGCCATTTTTAGTGGCGCCTGCCAGCACTGATGTATTGGTACAAGGTTGGATCCGCTTTGCCCATATCATTTTTGGATTTTTGTTAACCAGTATTACCTTAGTGCGTTTTTACTTGTTTTTCTTTAGTCGTATTAACAATGAAAGACGATCATTTAAAGATGTGCTATCGCCTCGAAGCTGGATATCGCAAATAAAATCTTATTTTTGGATGGGCAGTTTAGACAAAGCCGGCGTTTACGGACCATTACAGTTTATGACCTATGTGGCCATTTCGTTTGTCGCCTTGATTATGTGTATCACCGGCTTAGTGCTTTACGCCAATGTGTACCATTTAGGTATTGGCGGAATGCTCGGTGATGTATCGGCATGGATAACCGGCCTCTGTGGTGGTTTAGCGCCACTGCGGATTTATCATCATTACTTAACATGGGCCTTCATCATCTTTGTGGTGATCCATATGTATATGGCGGTGTGGTCTGGTATTCGCTTTAAACATAATTCAGTCGATTCTATTGTGTCTGGTTATGACTATCACAAAGTACATAAATAG
- a CDS encoding HyaD/HybD family hydrogenase maturation endopeptidase, with the protein MKKILLLGIGNVLYADEGVGVHFVNYIKDKYQFSHQTDSIDIVDGGTLAQGLIPMISQYDHLIVVDTVNSVGVEPGEVYFFDFDHAPAEIDWQGSAHEVEMLQTLNMMDIVGDRPHTFVLGVTPTVIEPMTLGLTPHLHAAIPLMEHALLTHLTDLGFSQQIVADITIDEVIPDAYKRGCYVDA; encoded by the coding sequence GTGAAAAAAATATTGCTGTTAGGTATAGGCAATGTATTGTACGCCGATGAAGGAGTCGGCGTACATTTTGTCAATTATATCAAAGACAAATACCAATTCAGCCACCAAACTGACAGCATAGATATTGTCGACGGTGGCACCCTAGCTCAAGGCCTTATTCCGATGATAAGCCAGTACGACCATTTGATTGTGGTCGATACGGTTAATAGTGTTGGTGTGGAGCCCGGTGAAGTGTACTTTTTTGATTTTGATCACGCCCCTGCTGAAATCGATTGGCAAGGCAGTGCTCATGAAGTGGAAATGCTGCAAACACTCAACATGATGGACATTGTGGGTGATAGACCACACACGTTTGTATTAGGCGTTACCCCTACCGTGATTGAGCCAATGACTTTGGGGCTTACGCCACATTTACATGCCGCCATTCCGCTAATGGAACATGCTCTGTTAACCCATTTGACCGACTTAGGGTTTAGCCAGCAGATTGTGGCTGATATTACTATTGATGAGGTGATTCCTGACGCCTATAAGCGAGGTTGCTATGTCGATGCATAA
- a CDS encoding NiFe hydrogenase, which yields MSMHNIRFDFVCQRHVPLYEHLCNQYLERNEFNISIGAESEPQTSKIRYFIEAFATQAQLEALADEIASDFLLSVWLLDTHIQRIEQHSGQRKPFKIKPLYSGLPLYFCQHCQPQFGDNQHPSFGDINLQCHHCMGHEKLSRDEKSLTQADIAAMANRLLSHKSLPLPILGITLWLTPPAAIFSSTIQPSTIQPSTISPNADDQRINSSQTNAPITAITTTIKYQRPRILVCNPNSLNSHFIVNDSQVLALSSIEKPLLRVRPSSDHPSLLAPLYEIQFAENRLLVILTEVLRQKGINWLHVTHDIDQHTSQEALLNKPLRLASVNQQWLPITTLGNGTIPLPTNVTCLHDEHHYQDDLHTFTVQSSTTDINWRVSDNGAKSSNSQSASPLAVPAVLASSLADDSSTITNDITTSLCALNAAVLRCDPNKNHHKAQFVKHAAVLYFSQQNTCQIVTLDSQSKPELFFQLPTLPTTGYEICHSLSESPQKSLLDKFKQLFPAEYNQLLDLHIQANDGALSQLMAVATLIIGAYPVETAQRVTVTELADKFIALAMAHHGNNAPRIDFPLTKGAAHRSLNWCKTLGSLMSFKLAGETNLAKLAFAFHDSFADYLSHWVEHLDQNIGVKQLVIAGSEFANPVLTDRVQLRIGKNFPLLVNPLLDLDGVNIAIGGLYLKQRRG from the coding sequence ATGTCGATGCATAACATTCGATTTGATTTTGTATGCCAACGCCATGTGCCCTTATATGAGCACTTGTGTAATCAATACCTGGAGCGCAACGAATTTAATATCAGTATTGGTGCTGAATCCGAGCCTCAAACCAGTAAAATACGTTACTTTATTGAGGCCTTTGCTACGCAAGCGCAACTTGAAGCGTTAGCCGATGAGATTGCCAGTGATTTTTTGTTATCCGTTTGGTTACTTGACACCCACATTCAGCGGATTGAGCAACACAGCGGACAGCGAAAACCATTTAAGATTAAACCGCTTTATTCTGGTTTACCGCTGTATTTTTGTCAGCATTGCCAACCACAATTTGGCGATAATCAACATCCCTCTTTTGGTGATATTAATCTGCAATGTCATCATTGTATGGGACATGAAAAACTCAGTCGCGATGAAAAATCGTTAACTCAGGCCGACATCGCCGCGATGGCAAACCGCCTACTAAGCCATAAGTCTCTACCCTTACCTATTCTTGGGATCACGTTGTGGTTAACCCCACCCGCGGCCATATTCTCCTCAACCATACAACCCTCAACCATACAACCCTCGACCATATCGCCAAATGCAGATGATCAACGCATAAACTCATCACAGACCAATGCGCCTATAACCGCAATAACCACAACAATAAAATATCAACGGCCGCGAATATTAGTCTGTAATCCGAATTCTTTGAATAGCCATTTTATTGTTAATGACAGCCAAGTGTTGGCATTATCTAGCATCGAAAAACCGTTACTAAGAGTGCGACCAAGTAGTGATCACCCCAGTTTATTAGCGCCGCTGTATGAAATTCAATTTGCTGAAAATCGTTTGTTAGTGATACTCACGGAAGTGTTACGCCAAAAAGGCATTAATTGGTTGCATGTCACTCATGATATTGACCAGCATACTAGCCAAGAAGCCTTGCTCAATAAGCCGCTGCGTTTGGCCAGTGTTAATCAACAATGGTTACCCATTACCACCCTAGGTAATGGCACCATACCGTTACCCACTAACGTAACCTGTTTGCATGATGAGCATCATTACCAAGATGATCTGCATACGTTTACGGTTCAAAGTTCTACAACTGACATTAATTGGCGAGTGAGTGACAACGGTGCTAAATCTTCTAATTCACAGTCAGCTTCACCGTTAGCTGTACCAGCTGTTTTAGCAAGCTCTTTAGCAGATGATTCAAGCACAATAACGAACGATATTACTACCAGCTTATGTGCATTGAATGCTGCGGTATTACGTTGTGACCCCAATAAAAATCATCATAAAGCACAATTTGTTAAGCATGCTGCGGTATTGTATTTCAGCCAACAAAATACTTGCCAAATTGTCACCCTCGACAGCCAAAGTAAGCCTGAGTTATTTTTCCAATTACCGACGTTGCCGACAACAGGTTATGAGATTTGTCATAGTTTGTCTGAGTCTCCTCAAAAAAGCCTGTTAGATAAGTTTAAACAATTATTTCCCGCCGAATATAATCAATTATTGGACCTGCACATTCAAGCCAACGATGGTGCATTGTCTCAGCTAATGGCTGTTGCTACCCTGATTATTGGTGCCTATCCAGTAGAAACCGCTCAACGTGTGACGGTAACCGAACTTGCTGATAAATTTATTGCTTTAGCGATGGCGCATCATGGCAACAATGCACCACGCATTGACTTTCCACTCACCAAAGGTGCCGCACATCGTAGCCTTAATTGGTGTAAAACATTGGGCTCGTTAATGAGTTTCAAGTTGGCAGGCGAGACTAACTTAGCAAAACTTGCGTTTGCATTTCATGACTCGTTTGCCGACTACTTAAGCCATTGGGTTGAACATTTAGATCAAAATATTGGCGTAAAACAATTAGTGATTGCAGGAAGCGAATTTGCTAATCCGGTGTTAACTGATCGGGTGCAATTACGCATTGGTAAAAACTTTCCGCTGCTGGTTAATCCATTACTGGATTTAGATGGCGTTAATATCGCAATTGGTGGGCTATATCTCAAACAACGACGTGGATAA